A region from the Thermoplasmatales archaeon genome encodes:
- a CDS encoding preprotein translocase subunit SecG, whose translation MAEKKGEGFQSGAGLIRYFDEEEITGPALDPKLVIYIGIAIAVVVELAKVFWPI comes from the coding sequence ATGGCCGAGAAGAAGGGAGAAGGTTTTCAGTCTGGAGCAGGTCTTATAAGATACTTTGATGAAGAGGAAATAACTGGCCCGGCCCTGGACCCAAAACTGGTAATCTACATTGGTATTGCCATAGCAGTGGTCGTTGAGCTCGCCAAGGTTTTCTGGCCCATTTAA
- a CDS encoding Mevalonate pyrophosphate decarboxylase, whose product MENETLGRVVSSSIAFPTMGIILLGGVSDKTHRYPLHTSAGIAYTGIEEKIRVETTFLVSDRKQTGYLNGSRLPDSNDNRSPFSIINRYSGKITDKLGMKHGETISFSSTNRSIISGSSDGAAAAVGKCLEEILPYDFSIYGMENELRMISESVGRSIYGGMTLTEGSGKPSFTEKLLDETAFRDYAIIGCKFSSSRRPSDDIHENIVKSPAYNARVASADKKGKELRIMAEDKNIKGIFDLAMKDTEEYHRLIESVGVTVISPAMRSLIEDIVKARNEFWASYIVTGGTNVFVPVDRKNIPDVMQIARKHNVEAVPLKVAGGASTC is encoded by the coding sequence ATGGAAAATGAGACCCTTGGCAGAGTTGTTTCCTCATCAATAGCCTTTCCCACCATGGGCATCATACTGCTGGGCGGAGTATCGGACAAGACGCACAGATATCCACTCCACACATCTGCAGGGATAGCATATACTGGCATAGAGGAAAAGATACGCGTAGAAACTACGTTTCTTGTTAGCGACCGGAAACAGACGGGTTACCTTAACGGATCCAGATTACCTGACAGCAACGACAATAGGTCACCATTTTCCATAATCAACAGGTATTCTGGTAAGATCACTGATAAACTTGGTATGAAGCATGGGGAAACGATTTCCTTTTCATCGACAAATCGCTCAATAATTTCTGGAAGTTCTGACGGAGCAGCTGCAGCTGTTGGAAAGTGCCTTGAAGAAATCCTCCCATATGATTTCTCAATATATGGAATGGAGAATGAACTCCGGATGATTTCAGAGAGTGTTGGAAGAAGTATCTATGGCGGAATGACACTGACTGAGGGAAGTGGCAAGCCAAGTTTCACGGAGAAACTCCTTGACGAGACTGCGTTCAGGGATTATGCCATTATCGGATGCAAATTTTCGTCATCAAGGCGTCCATCAGACGATATACATGAAAATATTGTCAAGAGCCCTGCATATAACGCAAGAGTTGCAAGTGCTGATAAGAAAGGAAAAGAACTAAGGATCATGGCGGAAGACAAGAACATAAAGGGGATTTTCGATCTTGCAATGAAAGATACTGAGGAGTATCACAGGCTGATTGAGAGCGTAGGGGTGACGGTCATATCACCTGCTATGAGGTCACTTATCGAAGATATCGTGAAGGCGCGCAATGAATTCTGGGCAAGTTACATAGTGACAGGCGGTACAAACGTCTTTGTTCCCGTGGACAGAAAGAACATACCAGATGTCATGCAGATAGCCAGAAAACATAATGTTGAGGCTGTTCCTCTCAAGGTCGCGGGCGGGGCTTCAACCTGCTGA
- a CDS encoding glycine dehydrogenase subunit 1, whose translation MKGRKTITDKPKISTYDVTPEVDILPDENSAMMDFIGIKSDNELFSDIPSAIRKRGISINKGMSEYEVVKLAEEIGSANSIDNYTNFMGCGIYDRIIPSAVDSIIGRTEFLTSYTPYQAEFSQGMLQSLFEYQSLISDLMGMDMTNSSIYDGATALGEAVRMAHRINEKTEILIPENIYRSKMDVIHSYSAGLNLKFVTYSFEKGTGYLDLNDLSSKISANTSAIICENPNSFGIIDPNVTKIQEIKGDALLISYVDPISLGTVVPPGSYGADISVAEGQQLGIHRQFGGPLLGLFSFRKEYLRKSPGRIIGMTSDTKGKRAFVMTIQTREQHIRREKATSNICTNQALMALASAVYLSVVGPDGLRKIAKVTISQAKKLRDAVSGIRGYDARILSGTSFSDVLVKMPKNPADVQKALYSRGILGPVPSSALFSEVKGLGNTAFFSVTEKTTDAMIKHLVDSLGAIQ comes from the coding sequence TTGAAAGGTCGGAAAACTATTACTGACAAACCTAAAATAAGCACCTACGATGTCACGCCAGAGGTAGATATTTTGCCTGATGAAAATTCTGCAATGATGGATTTTATAGGAATTAAGAGTGATAATGAACTGTTTTCTGACATACCATCCGCTATACGGAAAAGGGGGATTTCCATAAATAAGGGAATGAGCGAGTATGAAGTCGTTAAGCTAGCTGAAGAGATTGGTTCTGCAAATTCAATTGATAATTATACAAACTTCATGGGGTGTGGAATCTATGACCGCATCATACCATCTGCTGTAGATTCCATAATAGGGAGGACTGAATTTTTAACATCCTATACGCCATACCAGGCTGAATTTTCGCAGGGAATGCTGCAATCACTGTTCGAATATCAGAGCCTTATTTCCGACCTTATGGGAATGGACATGACCAATTCGTCAATCTATGACGGTGCAACGGCCCTTGGAGAGGCGGTAAGGATGGCACACCGGATAAATGAGAAGACCGAGATACTCATCCCTGAGAACATTTACCGCTCCAAAATGGATGTTATTCACAGTTATTCTGCCGGACTGAACCTGAAGTTTGTAACCTATTCTTTTGAGAAAGGCACTGGCTACCTGGATCTTAACGATCTCTCCTCAAAGATATCGGCGAACACATCAGCAATAATCTGTGAAAACCCGAACTCGTTTGGCATAATTGATCCGAATGTCACGAAGATACAGGAAATCAAGGGAGATGCCCTGCTTATCAGCTACGTTGACCCAATATCATTGGGAACCGTGGTTCCGCCGGGATCGTATGGTGCCGACATATCTGTAGCAGAAGGCCAGCAACTTGGAATTCATCGCCAGTTCGGGGGGCCTCTACTCGGGCTGTTCAGCTTCAGGAAGGAATACCTTAGAAAATCTCCCGGAAGGATAATCGGGATGACATCAGACACCAAGGGAAAACGCGCCTTTGTCATGACTATTCAGACAAGGGAACAGCACATAAGGCGGGAAAAGGCAACAAGCAACATCTGCACAAACCAGGCACTGATGGCCCTTGCGTCTGCGGTTTACCTTTCTGTAGTTGGCCCTGATGGATTAAGAAAAATAGCAAAAGTAACCATATCCCAGGCAAAAAAACTTAGGGATGCAGTATCAGGCATAAGAGGATATGATGCAAGAATTCTATCCGGTACGTCATTCTCAGATGTGCTCGTAAAAATGCCCAAGAACCCTGCTGATGTTCAGAAGGCGCTGTATTCCAGGGGGATTCTTGGCCCAGTTCCTTCATCTGCCCTGTTCTCTGAGGTTAAGGGACTCGGCAACACGGCTTTCTTTTCCGTTACGGAGAAAACAACTGACGCGATGATAAAACACCTGGTCGATTCATTGGGGGCGATTCAATGA
- a CDS encoding glycine dehydrogenase subunit 2 — MSYHQATYDERLLNEFRSGSTFKIPGETGDADALIPEGMNRKELPLPSLAEYDAVKHFTRLSQMNYSVDLGIYPLGSCTMKYNPKYADKIASMEHFSEMHPLQPEYSAQGSLRIMYELQEYLKKISDMDAVTLQPLAGAHGEFTGILIVRKYLEDTGQLGTRREIIVPDSAHGTNPASAAMGGFEVVEVPSDSGGMIDIGALKAALSEKTAALMITNPSTLGLFEKNVVEIAKLVHDAGALLYYDGANFNAILGITSPGIMGFDIVHFNLHKTFATPHGGGGPGAGPVAVKKRLEKYLPVPRIGFDGNKYFEDYSSEKSIGRISPYFGAFGVLLRAWAYITYHGSDGLEANSRKAVLNTNYVSRKLSKYLSDPYGGVKKHEVVLSSSNTGERALDIAKYLIDNGVHAPTIYFPLIVKEALMIEPTETVNKDDLDAFCNTIIEATKAGHEDLQQRPLNLSVGRIDEIKAARDQILTWSLQKN; from the coding sequence ATGAGTTATCATCAAGCAACTTATGACGAGAGGCTCCTTAACGAGTTCAGGTCAGGAAGCACTTTCAAGATCCCCGGGGAAACCGGGGATGCCGACGCTCTAATACCAGAAGGTATGAACCGCAAGGAATTACCCCTCCCCAGCCTGGCAGAATATGATGCGGTAAAGCATTTCACGCGATTGTCCCAGATGAATTACAGCGTTGATCTTGGAATCTATCCACTCGGATCGTGCACCATGAAATACAATCCAAAATATGCAGACAAGATCGCGTCGATGGAACATTTCTCCGAGATGCATCCACTCCAGCCGGAATATAGTGCTCAGGGATCCCTGAGGATTATGTATGAACTTCAGGAGTACCTGAAAAAGATATCCGACATGGATGCGGTAACCCTGCAGCCTCTTGCCGGGGCACACGGGGAGTTCACTGGTATTCTCATTGTCAGAAAGTATCTGGAGGACACCGGGCAGCTTGGTACGAGGAGAGAAATCATTGTTCCGGACTCGGCACACGGGACTAATCCAGCCTCTGCAGCAATGGGGGGATTTGAGGTGGTAGAGGTGCCATCAGATAGCGGCGGAATGATTGACATTGGTGCACTGAAGGCCGCCTTGAGTGAAAAAACCGCTGCTCTTATGATTACAAATCCGAGCACACTTGGGCTGTTTGAAAAGAATGTAGTCGAGATCGCCAAGCTTGTTCACGATGCGGGTGCACTTCTCTATTACGATGGTGCCAATTTCAATGCCATTCTTGGAATCACCTCACCTGGAATAATGGGATTTGACATTGTACACTTCAACCTCCACAAGACCTTTGCGACGCCACATGGCGGAGGAGGGCCCGGCGCGGGTCCAGTGGCAGTCAAGAAACGGCTTGAAAAGTATCTGCCGGTTCCAAGGATAGGATTCGACGGAAATAAATATTTTGAGGATTATTCCTCGGAAAAGAGCATAGGCAGGATCTCTCCTTACTTCGGTGCATTCGGGGTATTGCTGAGGGCGTGGGCATACATAACATATCACGGTTCGGATGGGCTGGAGGCGAATTCGCGAAAGGCAGTGCTGAACACAAATTATGTTTCCAGAAAGCTATCAAAATACCTTTCCGATCCATATGGTGGCGTAAAGAAACATGAAGTTGTCCTCTCATCGTCAAACACCGGAGAAAGGGCACTGGACATCGCGAAATATCTCATAGACAACGGGGTACACGCTCCTACGATATATTTCCCTCTTATTGTGAAAGAGGCCCTCATGATCGAGCCAACGGAAACCGTTAACAAGGACGACCTTGATGCATTCTGCAATACCATCATAGAGGCCACAAAAGCTGGGCATGAAGATCTCCAGCAGAGGCCTTTAAACCTCTCCGTTGGAAGAATAGACGAAATAAAGGCTGCCAGGGACCAGATACTTACGTGGTCCCTGCAGAAAAATTAA
- a CDS encoding hypothetical protein (putative conserved protein): MENDDRLEPLIREMLEDSDFLEAMLNIMKRLKEAGIVNLANNIANDYLPTDVEFLGKFFASKELVYGMLKSANTAVSLIHALSDERTSDLVKAVMFNMPDAAEGMVEAAKTQDRMSMMKLYSMMKDPDVAAGISVMFSFLKFLGTVMKKVD; this comes from the coding sequence ATGGAAAACGATGACAGGTTAGAGCCACTGATCCGGGAAATGCTCGAGGATAGCGATTTTCTGGAAGCAATGCTTAACATCATGAAGCGGTTGAAGGAAGCGGGGATAGTGAATCTTGCAAATAACATAGCTAACGACTATCTGCCGACAGACGTAGAGTTTCTTGGGAAATTCTTTGCATCAAAGGAACTGGTTTATGGCATGCTAAAATCGGCTAATACTGCAGTTAGCTTGATTCATGCTCTTTCAGATGAGAGGACTTCTGACCTGGTTAAGGCCGTTATGTTCAATATGCCAGATGCGGCAGAGGGGATGGTAGAGGCAGCAAAGACCCAGGACAGAATGTCAATGATGAAGCTCTACTCCATGATGAAAGACCCTGACGTTGCGGCCGGAATTTCCGTGATGTTCAGTTTCCTGAAATTTCTCGGAACGGTTATGAAAAAAGTGGATTGA
- a CDS encoding coenzyme A disulfide reductase, translating into MTNPKRALILGDGAAGTILSNKLRLLTNKEELEIVVIGNSRQHYFKPDGIQIPFSLKPYRKSVKNPAFLFNSGINYIRDEVIRIDIAQRFVTVKSGKSYDYDYLIIATGNRFTPEDVPGYEGEAKHFYDLQPTLALKEDLARFNGGDIVVGQSSIPIQCPPAPYEFTFLLDQYLRERGIRDKTNIHYIYPLNRVFTMSTVAKFIDELFEEKGIMTHTLFNVDNIDSKNKRVNSIEGESVNYDMLILVPPHRGQKVITESGLADELGYVDVDRHRLTYAGNDDVFVIGDATNLPVSKAGAAAHFQSGYLSHHIASDIGGAAYEEQYNGECACTTVTGKDNAITLFFSYDRPPRSNFHSKSDFLLKWTSADTYFSGMVRGIM; encoded by the coding sequence ATGACTAATCCCAAGAGAGCCCTTATTTTAGGAGATGGAGCAGCGGGAACAATTTTATCAAACAAGTTGCGCCTTCTCACGAACAAGGAAGAACTTGAAATCGTCGTTATAGGGAATTCAAGGCAGCACTATTTCAAACCTGACGGAATCCAGATACCGTTCAGCCTGAAACCATACAGAAAGAGTGTGAAGAACCCTGCTTTCCTGTTCAACTCAGGCATTAATTACATCAGGGATGAAGTCATAAGGATCGACATAGCCCAGCGATTTGTTACAGTAAAGTCAGGCAAATCGTATGATTACGACTATCTTATAATCGCAACGGGAAACAGGTTCACGCCGGAGGATGTCCCGGGTTATGAGGGCGAAGCTAAACATTTCTATGATCTGCAGCCAACACTGGCTCTGAAGGAGGACCTCGCACGATTCAATGGTGGAGACATTGTTGTTGGGCAGTCCAGCATTCCGATTCAGTGCCCTCCGGCTCCATATGAGTTCACTTTCCTCCTTGACCAGTATCTCCGGGAGCGCGGGATTCGTGATAAGACGAATATACACTATATTTACCCCCTGAATAGGGTATTCACAATGTCAACCGTTGCAAAATTCATTGATGAATTATTTGAGGAAAAGGGGATAATGACGCATACTCTCTTCAATGTCGATAACATCGATTCTAAGAACAAGAGGGTAAACTCAATTGAGGGCGAGTCGGTGAACTACGACATGCTCATACTTGTACCACCACATAGAGGTCAGAAAGTCATAACTGAATCTGGGCTTGCGGATGAGCTTGGGTATGTGGATGTTGACAGGCACAGACTGACATACGCAGGTAACGACGATGTCTTTGTAATTGGCGATGCAACAAATCTGCCGGTTTCAAAAGCTGGAGCGGCAGCACACTTCCAGTCAGGATATCTTTCGCACCACATAGCATCTGACATTGGAGGAGCTGCATATGAGGAGCAGTATAATGGAGAGTGCGCCTGCACAACAGTCACTGGAAAGGATAATGCCATAACGCTGTTCTTCAGTTATGACAGACCACCACGGTCTAACTTCCACAGCAAGTCTGACTTTCTCCTCAAGTGGACATCAGCTGACACTTACTTTTCCGGAATGGTCCGGGGGATAATGTGA
- a CDS encoding sulfur transfer protein SirA: MAEETKPTKIIDARGSYCPGPLMELIKNYKQAKTGDVISLYSSDSGTKTDAPAWIKKSGNELIGVYDRDGYFEIVLKKTRQ; the protein is encoded by the coding sequence ATGGCAGAAGAAACTAAACCAACAAAAATAATTGATGCAAGGGGCAGCTATTGCCCGGGACCACTCATGGAACTTATAAAGAATTACAAGCAGGCAAAGACCGGTGACGTAATATCACTTTACTCCTCTGACAGTGGAACCAAAACCGATGCTCCTGCGTGGATAAAGAAGAGCGGTAATGAGCTGATTGGAGTGTATGATAGGGACGGCTACTTCGAGATTGTGCTCAAGAAAACAAGGCAGTGA
- a CDS encoding hypothetical protein (putative conserved protein) yields the protein MTDKLSLLLVSGTSDKLMAGAIIASGAIANDMDVDIFVSFWGLMEFRKGAAGKVKLSYDGKDIEKEVLQKMAQKKIPSWIDMIRQAKEVGNVKVYGCAMFADLMDLKKDDLDPIIDEIIGVSQFVAMAKDSKMTLFI from the coding sequence ATGACAGACAAGCTATCGTTACTTTTGGTTTCCGGAACTTCTGATAAGCTCATGGCTGGTGCCATAATAGCGTCAGGGGCAATTGCGAACGACATGGACGTTGACATATTTGTCAGTTTCTGGGGGCTCATGGAGTTCAGGAAAGGTGCAGCAGGTAAAGTAAAACTCAGTTACGACGGGAAGGACATAGAGAAGGAGGTACTGCAGAAAATGGCACAGAAGAAGATCCCTTCATGGATCGACATGATCAGGCAGGCAAAAGAGGTTGGAAATGTCAAGGTATATGGCTGTGCAATGTTCGCTGATCTGATGGACCTGAAGAAAGACGACCTTGATCCCATAATTGACGAGATAATTGGTGTTTCGCAGTTTGTAGCGATGGCAAAAGACTCAAAGATGACGCTGTTCATCTGA
- the rpa_1 gene encoding mjaSSB yields the protein MPRQKVNDLKEEMKDISMKVKIVSISSRNTRNERGESTYFYGYMGDETGTIPYTAWAFPSSLKAGDVVDMKNVYTKKYNDTIRVYLDSRSEIILDPSTNLEVKRVYREYKIKDLSLKDQYVDVRGIASSVRAREYEKDGKKQKVYQGFLEDETARVRISSFGREIVENKPLKLVGARVTEFNGRISLSVNDKTGIDSAEEIKIPQYRIYQLQEINGPVGGITIAGFVVSVGEKSGVIYRCAECSKTISDGSCPDHPDARKVEDIFAYFTIDDGTGVMQCSAGSDHLLSFLKIGKEALTNADAKSRDEIHASIRNSLLGMPIFASGEFRRLRDDLSFRIDSMKRVDQQELKIIAAAMEADL from the coding sequence TTGCCAAGACAGAAAGTAAACGATCTGAAAGAGGAAATGAAAGACATATCTATGAAAGTAAAAATTGTCAGTATATCCAGCAGGAATACTCGCAATGAGAGAGGAGAAAGCACCTATTTTTACGGTTACATGGGTGACGAGACGGGAACTATTCCATACACTGCATGGGCATTTCCATCAAGTCTCAAGGCGGGAGACGTTGTGGACATGAAAAATGTGTACACCAAGAAGTACAACGATACCATCAGGGTCTACCTCGATTCAAGGTCAGAGATTATTCTTGACCCATCAACTAATCTCGAGGTTAAGAGAGTATACAGGGAATACAAGATCAAGGATCTTTCGCTGAAGGATCAGTATGTTGATGTCAGGGGAATAGCAAGCTCCGTCAGGGCAAGAGAATACGAAAAGGATGGAAAGAAGCAGAAAGTTTACCAGGGCTTCCTGGAGGACGAGACAGCGAGAGTGAGGATCTCCTCTTTCGGGAGGGAAATCGTGGAGAACAAACCATTAAAGCTGGTTGGAGCCAGGGTCACTGAATTTAACGGAAGGATATCACTGTCAGTAAACGACAAGACCGGGATCGACTCTGCTGAGGAGATTAAGATTCCGCAATACAGGATTTACCAGCTTCAGGAGATTAATGGCCCGGTTGGAGGTATAACCATAGCGGGATTCGTAGTTTCCGTTGGTGAAAAGAGCGGCGTTATATACCGCTGTGCAGAATGTTCGAAGACAATATCCGACGGGTCATGCCCAGATCACCCGGATGCCAGGAAGGTGGAGGATATTTTTGCATATTTTACAATTGATGACGGAACTGGAGTGATGCAGTGCAGTGCAGGATCTGATCACCTTCTTTCTTTCCTGAAGATAGGAAAAGAGGCCTTAACGAATGCAGATGCAAAGAGCAGGGATGAAATCCATGCGAGCATAAGGAATTCTTTACTGGGAATGCCCATATTTGCATCGGGTGAATTCAGGAGACTCAGGGATGATCTCTCTTTCAGGATAGACTCAATGAAACGTGTGGACCAGCAGGAACTTAAGATAATTGCAGCTGCCATGGAGGCCGACTTATGA
- a CDS encoding putative cyanate transporter, whose translation MARSMFSGITIMAGRLFYSMNWYNVSPALGDISSTYHIPFSLTGLILAVFLLGAGVFQIPAGIIATKIGSRNTSVLGLVLMSLAVLGSALSPTFLIFVVMRLITGIGAAFFFSSAIGVLSDIYYDKLPEMVGLYNGFFSIGAGIGIFAFIPLIDIFGWQNSLLISGTITLVSALAFFIIVPKGERGGQFDIHKIKSRILDRRIWYISLGFSGFWALNFTLAEYFKTFAESFGFSGIVAGLMGSAIMFLGIVGGILTGFFRRGRPIRTSVVLTLVLSMSLLLLMFNSAYTLWTVVALNGVFAVVIFSLQYTAVIRLDSDRRYIPLNVGLMNSLQLGFGSLVPLVFAFLIPYGYSISWAFLALLSIVTLPMVYMFRIRK comes from the coding sequence ATGGCAAGAAGCATGTTTTCCGGCATAACGATCATGGCAGGCAGGTTATTTTATTCAATGAACTGGTATAATGTATCACCAGCACTTGGTGATATCAGCTCGACCTACCATATTCCATTTTCCCTGACCGGCCTGATCCTTGCGGTGTTTTTGCTGGGAGCAGGAGTCTTCCAGATACCTGCAGGAATAATTGCTACAAAGATAGGCAGCAGGAACACATCCGTCCTTGGCCTTGTCCTGATGTCACTTGCGGTTCTCGGGTCTGCGCTCTCACCAACTTTTCTAATATTTGTTGTGATGCGCCTGATAACCGGCATAGGTGCGGCATTCTTCTTTTCATCAGCCATCGGCGTTCTGAGTGATATATACTATGACAAACTGCCCGAGATGGTTGGCCTCTACAACGGCTTCTTCAGCATTGGTGCTGGTATAGGGATATTTGCGTTCATCCCTCTTATAGATATTTTTGGCTGGCAGAACAGCCTGCTCATTAGCGGCACAATTACCCTAGTGTCGGCCCTGGCTTTTTTCATCATAGTTCCCAAGGGTGAGCGTGGAGGCCAGTTTGATATTCACAAGATAAAGTCACGGATCCTTGACCGCAGGATCTGGTACATTTCGCTCGGGTTCTCGGGATTCTGGGCTCTTAATTTCACGTTGGCGGAATATTTCAAGACATTTGCAGAATCCTTTGGATTTTCCGGTATAGTGGCAGGCCTGATGGGCTCAGCCATAATGTTTCTCGGGATAGTAGGAGGTATATTGACCGGTTTCTTCAGGAGGGGCAGGCCGATTCGTACCTCCGTGGTACTCACACTCGTCCTCTCAATGTCTTTACTGCTGCTGATGTTCAACAGTGCCTACACTCTGTGGACTGTTGTTGCACTTAACGGCGTATTTGCGGTTGTGATATTTTCCCTCCAATACACTGCTGTAATCAGGCTGGATAGCGACAGGCGCTACATTCCCCTGAATGTCGGGCTAATGAATTCACTCCAGCTGGGGTTCGGTTCCCTCGTACCGCTTGTATTCGCATTCCTGATACCGTATGGTTATTCCATATCATGGGCATTCCTTGCACTGTTGTCCATAGTAACACTTCCGATGGTTTACATGTTCAGGATAAGAAAATGA
- a CDS encoding bicyclomycin/multidrug efflux system, which produces MSSNRKIIALRSFVISAGATAAASFVGVYGVMIGATAAEMGWLQSSSNALTNGGQLLWGKLSDKYGKRLPFLILGSIILAVLWALMGMVRSPIQLIVIYAVLSLMSAMITVNWFSLIAEIEDSATRGHFLAVINNFSSMGAIISLILLSFLMHSTTGDLIIVPFGIAAGSYVVSAIMLSGIREKKREKVSIVSRTTLKQIREHKTFFSYFLAMNVQGFFWSMAWPVFPITIVLVMHFDLSTVAILTAASLSATVMMQLIVGKYVDKISRPPLIFTNRILLSMIPLFYAVFSTFYEFVVLELYSGIVGAIQNVVMNSYVLDIVPDDHRGEYISILNGFNGIMYFLGALAGGYLLQFFMGRYALREALAFTYSFIIAGRFASSFLFLKLKESDNRRGNRGFVYSLLLRFRTPGAPSGGVVKPR; this is translated from the coding sequence ATGAGCAGCAATAGAAAAATAATAGCACTTAGATCATTTGTGATTTCTGCAGGCGCAACTGCTGCGGCTTCTTTCGTGGGTGTCTATGGCGTGATGATTGGCGCCACGGCTGCGGAAATGGGATGGCTCCAGTCCAGTTCCAATGCCCTGACCAACGGTGGCCAGTTGCTTTGGGGGAAATTGAGCGACAAATATGGAAAGAGGCTTCCATTCCTGATCCTGGGAAGTATTATTCTAGCTGTGCTCTGGGCACTGATGGGGATGGTCAGGTCTCCGATCCAGCTTATTGTGATCTATGCTGTGCTATCGCTTATGTCTGCTATGATAACTGTAAACTGGTTTTCACTGATAGCCGAGATAGAAGATTCAGCAACTCGTGGGCATTTCCTGGCTGTAATAAACAACTTCTCTTCAATGGGTGCAATAATTTCTCTCATCCTGCTTTCCTTTCTCATGCATTCCACCACAGGAGATTTAATAATTGTTCCTTTTGGCATCGCAGCAGGATCCTACGTAGTATCTGCAATAATGCTTTCTGGCATAAGAGAAAAGAAGAGGGAAAAAGTCAGTATTGTAAGCAGGACCACGCTGAAGCAGATCAGGGAGCATAAGACATTCTTCAGTTACTTCCTGGCAATGAATGTTCAGGGATTCTTCTGGTCCATGGCATGGCCAGTTTTTCCCATAACAATAGTACTTGTTATGCACTTTGACCTGTCAACAGTTGCGATACTAACCGCTGCTTCGCTCAGCGCAACGGTAATGATGCAGCTGATAGTTGGAAAGTACGTGGATAAAATAAGCAGGCCTCCGCTGATCTTTACAAACCGTATTCTGTTGAGCATGATACCGCTTTTTTATGCTGTATTTTCAACTTTCTATGAGTTTGTGGTACTCGAACTTTACAGTGGCATTGTTGGTGCAATTCAGAATGTTGTCATGAACTCATATGTCCTTGACATAGTACCTGATGATCACAGGGGAGAATACATATCTATACTCAATGGTTTCAACGGCATAATGTATTTTCTCGGTGCTCTTGCAGGAGGCTACCTCCTCCAGTTTTTTATGGGGCGTTATGCACTCAGGGAAGCCCTGGCATTCACCTATTCATTTATAATAGCGGGCAGGTTCGCATCCTCATTTCTCTTCCTGAAGCTCAAGGAATCGGATAACAGGAGAGGAAACCGCGGTTTTGTATATTCGCTCCTGCTGAGGTTCAGGACACCCGGTGCTCCTTCGGGAGGGGTTGTAAAGCCAAGATAG